In the genome of Hyphomicrobium sp. ghe19, the window GCGCGCCTGCTTGGCCATGTCGACAGTATCGTCGAAGACGACAAGGCCGCCGTGGCCGACCATCGCGTCGACCTTGGCGAATTCCTCGTAGTCCATCGGGACGTCGAACTTGGATTCCGGGATGTAGGCGCCGAGCGGGCCGCCGACCTGGACGGCACGAACCGGACGGCCAGTCGCCGTGCCGCCGCCCCAGTCTTCGATCAGCTGACGCGTCGTAACGCCGAAGGCTTTCTCGACAAGACCGCCCTGCTTGATGTTGCCTGCGATCTGGAACGCCAGTGTGCCGCGCGAGCGTCCGACGCCATAATCGCGGTAGAACTCGCCGCCCTTGTCGATGATGATCGGTACGGCCGCAAAGCTCATCACGTTGTTGATGATCGTCGGCTTGCCGAACAGGCCTTCGATGGCCGGGATCGGCGGCTTGTAACGAACGATGCCGCGCTTGCCCTCGATGCTTTCGAGCATGGAGGTTTCTTCGCCGCAAATGTAGGCGCCTGCACCCATACGTACGAAAAGATCGAAGGAATGTTTTGTTCCCTGAATATTGTCGCCGAGCCAGTTGGCGCGACGCGCAATCTCGATTGCTTCGCGCAGGACGTGCACCGAGTGCGGATATTCGGAACGGACGTAGATGTATCCCTTCTGCGCACCGCCCGCGATGGCTGCGATCGTCATGCCTTCGATCAGGCAGAATGGATCGCCTTCCATCAGCATGCGGTCGGCGAAGGTGCCGCTGTCGCCTTCGTCGGCGTTGCAGGCGACGTACTTCTCACCGGCCGGCAGATCGTGAACCGTTTTCCATTTGATGCCGGTCGGGAAGCCGGCGCCGCCGCGGCCGCGAAGGCCTGACGTCGTCACTTCCGTGACGATGTCGATCGGCTTCATTTGGAGAGCTTTCGCCAGTCCGACGAAACCGCCGTGGCTGCGATAGTCCTCGATCGACAGAGGATCGGTGATACCGCAGCGCGCGAACGTCAGCCGTTCCTGGTTTTTGAAATATGGAATTTCTTCCGTGAGGCCGTGGCCCAAGGCGTGGGCCTTGCCTTCGAGAAAACCTGCATCGAACAGGCTCGCAACGTCGCTCGCCGCGACTGGGCCATAGGCGACGCGACCGTTCGCTGTCGTCACCTCAACGAGCGGCTCGAGATAGAGCATGCCGCGCGAACCGTTGCGGACGATCTCGACGTCGAGTTTGCGCTTCTTCGCTTCGGACGCGATTGCGGCTGCAACTTCGTCAGCACCGACAGAAAGGGCCGCAGCATCACGTGGTACAAAGATCTTGATCATTCCGCGGCTTCCTTCTCGAGTCCGCCGATGATCTCATCGAAACGTTTAGGATCGACTTTGCCGTAAAGTTTTTCGCCGACCATGATGGCAGGCGAGAGCGCGCAGTTGCCGAGGCAGAAGACCTGCTCGATGGTGACCATTCCGTCAGCGGTCGTGCCACCGAGTGACGTGCCCAATGATTTCTCGGCGTGCTGACACAACGCGTCAGTGCCCATCGACTGGCAGGCTTCAGCGCGGCAAATCTTAACGACGTGCTTGCCGACCGGATGGCGTTTGAATTCGTGGTAGAACGTCAGCACGCCGTAAATTTCGGCACGCGAGCGGTTCAATGCCTTGGCGATGACCGGCAACGTCGCATCGGGCACGTAGCCGAGCTGGTGCTGCAAGTCGTGGAAGATCTCAAGAAGCTCGTCAGGCTTGTTTCCGTGGCGTGCGCATGACGCCAGTGCCGCGACCTCAGCAGGGGTCGGAGCCGGGAATTGTTCCACCCGTGAGCCGTTCGTTTGCTTTACGGCTTTCTTCGCCATGTTTGGCGTTTCCTCAGTGCTTGTTGGCGGTCGCCGTGACGCAGAACGCCAGTTTGCCGCATGACGTTAAGTGTGGCATCCGGTACCGGGATTCAAATCGATATGGTCGATCTCATCATAGATATCGCCTATGAAGCAATGCAAAAACTGAGGCAAAGCTCACAGTTTGAGGCAAACATGGCGGACTAAGTGTCCGTTTCGCCTCAGGAAATAATGTTGACTGAAAATTTCGCGGCGGCCGCCTGAAAGGCGCGCACCAGGGGTGCGACAGGATCGCGGTCCTGGGTCACAAGGCCGACGCTATGGGCGACCTTCGGTTCAATGAGGGGCAGAGCTTTCAATCCAGAGTCGTTGCCGAGCAAATCCAGAAGATAGTGCGGCATCACGCTGGCGAGCTGCATCAACCGTACATTTGAATAAAGATTGATCACGGAGTTGGTTTCGAGCGCGGGCGCAGGGCGGCATCCGGCATCGTGAAAGGCCCGGTCGATGATCCGCCGGTTCTGCATGTTCGAGGTCAGCAGTCCGAGTGGAAGGTCGGCGGCTTCGCGCCAAGTCACGGTCTCGCGGTTGGCGAGCGGGTGGTCGTCGGGAATGAAAAGACAGTAGTGCTCGGAATAGAGAGGCGTCGCGATGAGGCCGTTGATCGGCTCGTTGTCGAGATAGGTAATGCCGGCGTCGATCGAATAATCCTCCAGCCCGCGGAGGATTTCTTCCGAACTCATCGACATGATCGTGAAATTTATCTGCGGGTGCAGGCGTTGAATGTCGCGCGTGAGGTAGGGGAGCATCGGCAATGCCGACGGTATAGCGCCGAGTGTCAGCCGGCCGGTCAGGCCAAAATCGCTAATCGCCAGGTGGGCCAGCTCCTGATGCATCGAGGCCCAGTTGTTGAGGATGAGTTGCGCCCATTTGAGGACGCGCTCTCCTTCCTGGGTCAGACCCTGGTAGCGCTGACCGCGCTCGACGATCGGCACACCGAGTTCAAGCTCGAGCTGGCGGATACGCCCCGAGAGCGTCGGCTGGGTGACGTTGCAGGCCTGGGCTGCGCGCGTGAAATGCTTTTCGCGGGCGAGGGCGACCAGATATTGAAGCTGGCGGATGTCCATTCGTCTCTCTCTCCCGAGAGAGGGCTAATCATCGACGGTTCGATGATCAAATGCAATCGAGCAGCCCGTTCAAGGCTCGACAGGCCCGCGCAGCGGGCAGAAAGCTGGAAGTAAGGTCAAAAGTCGAGGCCGCCGGCATCGAAGACGTGACCCGAGAGCGAGCGTCCGCGGCGCGAGGCGAGATGGAGCGCCAAAGTGGCCACGTCCGGCTCGTTCGTGAGATAAGCGCCAGTGCGGCTGCCATCATAGAAGGCGCGCGGGCCGACGCCGTTGATGCGGATGCCTTTACCGGCCCATTCGCGCGCTTCGTTCGCGATCATCGCGGCCAGCGCCGTCCGGGCAAAACCGGCGACAGCGGCCGAGCGGCGATCTTTCGGCTCAGGCATCTTCAAGACGTTCAGGACCATACCCTCGCTCAGTACGAGGTTCATGCGGTTGGCGACGACGCGCGTCAGCTGTGCGAGCGGCGCCAGCTTCGCCGAGACGAGGGCTTCGAGATCGCCTTCGCCACGAATCGCCTGGATCTCGGCGGACGAGATTGTCGCCATGTTGATTGCAACATCGAGGCCGCCATAAGCCTGGGCCGATGTCTGCGCAAATTTCGCGGCGCAATCGGCCGTCGATATGTCGAGGGTGTGGAGGCGAATTTCGCTGGCGCTCTGCGAGAGCAGGGCGGCGAGTTCGACCAACTCGGGGGAAAGGTCGGTCGTATGGACAACGAGCCGGGCCTTCAGATCTGCGAAGGCACGTGCAACGTCAACGCCGGCGACGCCAGTCAGGCCCGTGATCAGGATGCGCGCACGCTCGAGTTCACTCGAGACTTCACTTTCGACGCTGGCACCTACTCGATCCATATACATGCGCTCTTCCCCTCCAGACATACGCTAAACCAACAAACGCGAGAGGCGCCGTCGGTCGGATGATAGCACGCCGATTCGCCTAACGAGATCTAAACAGCGCGCCGATTCGGGTTTGTGGGAGACGGGTCAAGGGCGCTTTTGCGGCTATGCACCGCTGCCGGCGATATGTTCGAAGGATAGAATCATGTGACCGGCGCGCCCCGCCGGGAGTATGATTTGCCTGGTTGTGGCGATGCCGCGCGAAAAGGTGGTGATAGCGGCCGCCGGTACATTGCTTCCCTTCATGTGTCTGCGAAGGTTGAGGCAAGACGAATCGAAGGCAGCCTGGAACACCATGACAAAACAGGACAATTCAAAGCCGCAAGCAAATGTCGATCAACTCGACACGGCTGCGCCTTCGCAGGCTCTCCCTTTGGGGTCCGGGCAAGTTCCTGGGCAGGGCATCGGGCCGGCTCCGACGAGAGGTCCAATGGTTGCCCCCCCGAATGGACCCGTGAATGGATCGGCGAATGACGCCAGCGGACCATCAACGGGGCATGCAACGTTGCTGGCGACTGGTCAGGACGCCGACGCTCCTCGCGAGCCGCGATCGCGCGATGGGCTTATCATTGCATCAATTCTGATCGTGTCGGCGGCGATTACGATGATGAGTTTTTCGCAGCTCGGCCTTTCGATGCCGATCTCGATCGCCGCGGGCGCCGTTGCGCTGTCGCTTTTGATGCTCATTCATAAGCAGGTTCAGAAATCGGCGCAGATTGCGCTGCTCAAGGCGGAACTTGCACGAGCCGAGTTTACGCAGGCGCGCCATGACGTGAAGTCGAACGGTGCGAAGCAGAAAATCTCGCAGGCGCGTCCGGCGCCGGCGGTGGCTGCCGCGCCGGGTCCGTCGCTTCCGTCAGCTCCGAATACAGCGGCACCTGTAAGTGCTCCAGCAGCTTCGAGCACACCGGAATCGCGCATTCGCGAACTCAGCCGCGATATCGGCAATTTGGTTCCGCGCTCTGAGCAGACGGCTCCGGCGCAGCCAGCCGGCGCGCCCCAGCCGCAGCACGCGGCAGCCGGTCTTTCGAGCGCCCGGCCTCTCGCATCCGTTGACGCCGACAGGGCAGGCCGCTTGGCGCCGCACGCGCCGATGCCGCCCGCGGGCGAACCTCTTCCTGCAAAACCCGCTGCGGAGTCCAAGGGCCGTGCGGTATTTGCGGCACCGGCGAGCGAAAGGCCGGTTCCCGAAACCGGCCGCGAGCGCTGGTCTTTCCGGCGGCGCGTCGATGTTCAGCCGCAGCAGCCACCGGTGAAAGGGCTCACACCGCCGCCGAGCTGGTCAGCTTCGGCAAACGCAATGCCGAAGGGCGGCGTGGCCATGACGATCGAAGGCGATCTCGAGCTGGTGCAGCGGAAGATCAAAGAACTCGCTGACGAGGTGAACGCTGCCGAGGCGCTGCGCGCGCCGAAGTCTTCGCGTGCGAATGAGCTGCCGAAGCCGAGTGCCAGCGCACTCGAAGATTCCATCGGTGCGCTGAGGGCCGTTGCAACCAGCATGCGCCAACGGCCGTCGGGCTTCGGCGATTACCTTCCGACACTTGATGCAGCCACACCGGCACCGAAGCCCGTTTCGTCACCGGCTTCGATGACGGCCACTGCTTCGATGATGAGCCAGGGGCCTGCCGCATCGCCGCAGGCAGCTGCGCCAGCATCTGTTTCGCCGCCGGTGGAGCCCGTACAGTCGCAGGGTCTTGGAGAACTCGTCATTCCGGCGACTGCAGAGCGTATTGCGGGTTTCGAGCCGGAAGATTCCGTCGACGACGCTACGTTCCGTGAAGAAGAAGCTGACGCTGAGTTGGGCCGCCATGAGCCACATTTGAGCGGGCTGAGCCTTGCTGAGATGGAGCGTGCAAATCCTGGGAGCATTCAGCGTGAAGCTTCGCCGCTTCCCGAGCTGACGCTGCCGGACCTGCCTATCCTGGAATTCAGTGCTGAACCGGCGCGTGCTCCGGAATTGCCGCCGCGTGTCGCCTCGATCATTCGCGCGATCGAAGATGACGCGATCGACGTGACGCTCGGGCCGATCGTGACGATCGCGGAGCATTCGGTCAGCCATTATGAAATGACGGCCAACTTGCGTTCGGCTTCCGGCGAACCGCACGACGCAAGCGAGCAAGATTTCGCGCTGGTCGGCGGCGATCTCGATACGCGCTTCGATATCTCGCGTCTCAATCGCGCGGCAGCTCTCGCGTCCCGCATGGATGCGCGCGACAGGGGCGGTTCGCTGCTGACGAGCTTCCTCGGCTCGTCCGTCACGAGCAGGGCGTTCCTCGAATCCTTCGCTCACGCCTACGAAGTCCGGCCGAGAATTTCCGCACAGCTCGTGTTGACGTTCTCGCAACGCGCGGTCGATGAATTTACTCCGGCCGCATGGCAGGCGCTGCGCGACATGCATTCGTTCGGCTTCCGCCTTGCGCTCGATCAGGTGACGCACATGGGGACGGACTTTGCCGCGCTCCAGGAAGCGGGCTTTCGCTTCGTCCGGTTCGGCGCTCAATCGCTGCTCGAGGGGATGACATCGCGCGACCGCTTCGTGCCGGCCGATGAAATCCTGCAGCGGGTAACGCTCGCGGGCCTGTCGGTCATAGCGAGCGGTATCACGGATGCCGCGATGCAGAAGCGCTTGCTCGATGCGGGCATTCTGCTCGGCCAGGGGCCCCTCTTCGGTGCGCCCCGCCAGGTCAACCTCGATGGGAGCCGTCCGGCCAAGCACTCGGCGGCGGCGTAGCCAGCCGGAACCATGCCGACTGTGACGACGGAGCCGGATGACAGTCCGGCTCCTGCTCGTTTATAGGCCGCAATTCGAGGTCGCATATCCATTTCGCAGAACGGGCCTCGGGCAAGGTCCGCATGTCTGGCATTCCGCTGTTCTCTTCCATCGTTCCGCTCGCTGCCTCGTCGGACCTCTGGTTCGTCGACATCTGGGGCGTGCTGCACAACGGTGTTCGGCCATTTGCATCGACCGTTGCGGCTTGCGAGGCTTTTCGAAAGCAGGGCGGCACTGCGCTTCTCGTCACCAACTCGCCGCGTCCGCACGACAGCGTGACCCGGCAGCTCGATAGTATCGGTGTGGCACGCGGCGCTTACGATGGCATCGTGAGTTCGGGCGACGTCTCGCGCAGCCTCATCGAAGCGTGGGCCGGCCGGCCTGTCCTGCACATCGGACCGTCGCGCGATCTGCCGATCTTCGCCGGACTTGGCGCAACGCCTGGAGCATCAGCAGACGATGCGGACGTCGCCGTCTGCACGGGGCTCTATGACGACGAAACCGAGACGCCGGAAAATTATTCAGCGCTGCTTCAGCAGCTCAAGGCGCGCAACGTGCCGATGGTCTGTGCCAATCCCGACTTGAAGGTCGAGCGAGGCGGCCGGATCATTTATTGCGCCGGTGCAATTGCGAGCGCCTACGCGGCGCTGGGCGGTGACGTGAGCTATGCCGGAAAGCCCTACCAGCCCATCTACGATCTGGCGCTGCGTACGGGATCCGATATCCGCGGCGTTCCCGTTCCCAAGGACCGCGTGCTCGCGATCGGTGACGGCGTCGCGACGGATATCGCTGGAGCGGCGGGGTTTGGCATTCGTTCGGTCTTCATCGCGAGCGGCGTTCACGTCGGCGCGGATGAGTCCCTCACGGAGGCGGCCGGGCGGCTGTTCTCTTCGGATAAGCCGCAGCCGGTCGCTCTCATGCAAAGTTTGGTTTGGTAGGCCGGCCGCTCGATTGGCCGATCAGGCGACCGTCAGCACGATCTTGCCGATGTGAGCGCTGCTCTCCATTCGTGCATGCGCTTCGCTCGCGCGCGAGAGCGGATAGGTGCTGTCGATCGGAATCTTGATCTTGCCGGAGACGATGAGCGGCAGAGCGTGCTCCTCGATGCTGCGGGCAATTTCGCCTTTCACTTCGGGCGTGCGAACGCGCAATGTCGATCCGGTGAGGGTCAGCCGTTTCAGCATCACGCGAATGAAATCGACAGTTGCTGTCGATCCTTTCTGGAAGGCGATGTTGACGAGGCGGCCATCGTCTCCGAGCGAGCGAATGTTCTTCTCGATGTAATCGCCGCCGACCATGTCGAGGATGACGTCGACACCCTTGCCGGCCGTCTCGGCTTTGATCACCTGAGCGAAATCATGCGTCCGGTAATTGATGGCGACGTCGGCGCCGAGGGCGCGGGCAGCTTCGCACTTCTCATCCGAGCCGGCGGTCGTGAAGACGGTTGCTCCGAATGCCTTCGCAAGCTGGATCGCGGTGACGCCGATGCCGCCTGTGCCGCCGTGGACGAGGAATTTCTCGCGCGCCTTCAGGTGGCCGCGGTCGAACACGTTGTGCCAGACAGTGAAGAACGTTTCGGGGATCGCCGCCGCTTCGATGAATGAGATCGAGTCCGGCTTTTTGATGCAGCTGAGTTCGGACACAGCGACGAATTCGGCGTATCCGCCGCCCGGGACGAGCGCCATGACCGGGTCGCCAACGGCGAATTGACCAGCCCCCTCGCCAAGCACGGCGATAACGCCCGAGACTTCGAGCCCCGGAAGTTCGGAATGACCTTTGGGCGGGGGATAATTTCCCTGCCTCTGGAGCACGTCCGGCCGGTTCACTCCGGCAGCTGCAACCTTGATCAGGACTTCGCCCGCTTTCGGCTGCGGCACCGGCATTTCGGTCAACTGAAGCACTTCGGGGCCGCCCGATCCCGCGATCACAACGGCCTTCATCGATGTCGGGAGACTCATCTCGCTCGCTTTCTCCTTGAAGATGGCCGAGAGGAATGCACTGGGACGCTATGCGGGGCAAGCGTGCGCGTGCGGTGGCGACCAACTCTCGACGCCACTTCGCGTCTCCAATAAGCTGAGCGCCAAAAGAAAATTGGAGGAACAGTCATGGACCTCGATGATCTGATGCCGCGAAAGAAGCCGAGCGGCGCGGCTATCGGAGACAATCTCGAAACGTTATCGGTTGCCGAGCTCGAAAAGCGGATTGCGGATCTCAATGCTGAGATTGTGCGCGTGAACGCGGAGCTCGATCGCAAGCGCAAGCACGAGGCCGCCGCGCGCGCGCTTTTCAAATCGTGAAGCGGTTCTGAAGCATCTATTTGAAATGCGCTTTGCGCTGTCCGATTTTGGGATCGGACCAATTTGGCGCAATGTTTCGATTTGCTAACGCTATAACAGTGAGCGGACGGTTTCACTTAACTGAACTTTAAGCATATCGGGCCATTTTGAACCTCGATCCAGGGCATCTGGATAAAAGCGGCCCCTCTGCCGCTTGTTGACGCCTCACTGTTGACTTTCGAGCCGCTCGTTAGGGCGGCTCTTTTTTTGCATTGTCCACAGGAGCTTCGTCGGAAGCAGGGAAACATGCCCCGTTTTGGGCATTCTTCTTAACTATGGTGCACTAATGTCAGTTCGTGGTAGCAGTTGCGGACGGGTAAGCGTTTGTATCGTTGAGGGTCATGAGTAACGTATATCGCGTGGACGGCGCGCCTGCGGGCGGCGCCACAACGGTCTCGTTCGGTGAGCGGTTTCAGTCCTCCGAGCAGTTTGACCACATCTTCAAGGAAGGCATGGCGCTCGTCGAGCGCACGGCGAGCTACCTTGATGGACCGGGCCGGAAAGAGGCCAAGGATCTCGTAGGCGGCGTGGGCGTGCTCTATGCCACCGAAAGCATGAGACTTACAACTCGGCTGCTCGACCTCGCTTCGTGGCTGCTGATCCGTCGCGCTCTGCGCGAGGGTGAGATCTCCGACGAAGAGGCTCAGAAGAAGCGCCGCCGCGTCAAGCTACAGGCTTTCGGCCGGCCGTCGCACGTCAAGGGCTATACCGAGCTTCCGCAAGGTTTGCAGAACCTGATCGAGGAAAGCTTCCAGCTTCACGATCGCATCTCGCAGCTTGATCGCGTGTTGGCGAAGCCTTCCGCTGCCGAGACGCCGCAAGCGGCCGTCAATCCGGTTGCACAGCAGGTGGGCCTGCTCGAGCGCGCGTTTTCAGTCAAATTCAGCTGAATTCAAATCCAGTTTGAACGCAAAAGGCCCGGTCTCGCGACCGGGCCTTTGCTTTTCCAGAGAGTGCGTTCGACGCCTTGGCGATCAGAACATGCCCTCGAACTTCTTCTTGAAGCGCGACAGGCGGCCGCCACGGTCCATCAACTTCGCATCGCCGCCGGTCCAGGCCGGATGCGTGTTCGGGTCGATGTCGAGGGTCAGCTTGTCGCCGGCCTTGCCGTAGGTCGAATAGGTCGTGAATTCCGTTCCGTCGGTCATCACCACCTTGATCTGGTGGTAATCCGGGTGAAGGTCGGCGTCTTTCTTCATGGCCTTGTGTCCGTCTTGAATGCGATTTTCACGGCGAAGCTCTGACGAGCCTCGGCCCCGGTACGTGCAGAGGGGACTGAATTGGCGCGTTCTTTAGCCGAGATAAGCTTGTCGCACAAGGCCGGATAACGGCCTCAAGTCGGGCCTAACCTGAGGAAACCGTAAGCCTTCCGGGCCAAAAAGCGGCCCATTGTCTCTTGAGCCCGGCTGCCCGGTGGGGCATGGTCCGGGCCGGCTTCAGGGTTGAAATATGTTGTTTCCCCAAGCTTTGGACCAAAAAAGGCCGATGAGCAGCGACGTAGCAGATCAGGGCTCGGATCGGGCCCAGCCCGACCAGGAAAACACACGGCAGTCAAAGCGCTTGGCGCTGAAGCCGCTCTTAACGCTGAAGCCGCTGATCCTCAGTCACAAGGGCGCGCTGTGGGGCGCGATCATCGCCCTGGTCGTCTCGGCGATTGCGATGCTTTCGGTGCCGCTTGCCGTCCGCCGGATGATCGACAACGGCTTCGGCGGCAACGATTCAACGCTGATCAACAACTACTTCCTGACGATCATCGCCATCGGCCTCGTCATCGCGATCGCAAGCCCGGCCCGCTTCTATTTCGTGAACTGGATCGGCGAACGGGTTGTTGCCGACCTTCGAACCACGGTTTTCGCGCAGCTCGCAAAGCTCGGCCCCGCCTACTTCGA includes:
- a CDS encoding NAD(P)H-quinone oxidoreductase, encoding MSLPTSMKAVVIAGSGGPEVLQLTEMPVPQPKAGEVLIKVAAAGVNRPDVLQRQGNYPPPKGHSELPGLEVSGVIAVLGEGAGQFAVGDPVMALVPGGGYAEFVAVSELSCIKKPDSISFIEAAAIPETFFTVWHNVFDRGHLKAREKFLVHGGTGGIGVTAIQLAKAFGATVFTTAGSDEKCEAARALGADVAINYRTHDFAQVIKAETAGKGVDVILDMVGGDYIEKNIRSLGDDGRLVNIAFQKGSTATVDFIRVMLKRLTLTGSTLRVRTPEVKGEIARSIEEHALPLIVSGKIKIPIDSTYPLSRASEAHARMESSAHIGKIVLTVA
- a CDS encoding TIGR01459 family HAD-type hydrolase, which codes for MSGIPLFSSIVPLAASSDLWFVDIWGVLHNGVRPFASTVAACEAFRKQGGTALLVTNSPRPHDSVTRQLDSIGVARGAYDGIVSSGDVSRSLIEAWAGRPVLHIGPSRDLPIFAGLGATPGASADDADVAVCTGLYDDETETPENYSALLQQLKARNVPMVCANPDLKVERGGRIIYCAGAIASAYAALGGDVSYAGKPYQPIYDLALRTGSDIRGVPVPKDRVLAIGDGVATDIAGAAGFGIRSVFIASGVHVGADESLTEAAGRLFSSDKPQPVALMQSLVW
- a CDS encoding DUF1465 family protein, giving the protein MSNVYRVDGAPAGGATTVSFGERFQSSEQFDHIFKEGMALVERTASYLDGPGRKEAKDLVGGVGVLYATESMRLTTRLLDLASWLLIRRALREGEISDEEAQKKRRRVKLQAFGRPSHVKGYTELPQGLQNLIEESFQLHDRISQLDRVLAKPSAAETPQAAVNPVAQQVGLLERAFSVKFS
- a CDS encoding EAL domain-containing protein — encoded protein: MVAPPNGPVNGSANDASGPSTGHATLLATGQDADAPREPRSRDGLIIASILIVSAAITMMSFSQLGLSMPISIAAGAVALSLLMLIHKQVQKSAQIALLKAELARAEFTQARHDVKSNGAKQKISQARPAPAVAAAPGPSLPSAPNTAAPVSAPAASSTPESRIRELSRDIGNLVPRSEQTAPAQPAGAPQPQHAAAGLSSARPLASVDADRAGRLAPHAPMPPAGEPLPAKPAAESKGRAVFAAPASERPVPETGRERWSFRRRVDVQPQQPPVKGLTPPPSWSASANAMPKGGVAMTIEGDLELVQRKIKELADEVNAAEALRAPKSSRANELPKPSASALEDSIGALRAVATSMRQRPSGFGDYLPTLDAATPAPKPVSSPASMTATASMMSQGPAASPQAAAPASVSPPVEPVQSQGLGELVIPATAERIAGFEPEDSVDDATFREEEADAELGRHEPHLSGLSLAEMERANPGSIQREASPLPELTLPDLPILEFSAEPARAPELPPRVASIIRAIEDDAIDVTLGPIVTIAEHSVSHYEMTANLRSASGEPHDASEQDFALVGGDLDTRFDISRLNRAAALASRMDARDRGGSLLTSFLGSSVTSRAFLESFAHAYEVRPRISAQLVLTFSQRAVDEFTPAAWQALRDMHSFGFRLALDQVTHMGTDFAALQEAGFRFVRFGAQSLLEGMTSRDRFVPADEILQRVTLAGLSVIASGITDAAMQKRLLDAGILLGQGPLFGAPRQVNLDGSRPAKHSAAA
- the rpmE gene encoding 50S ribosomal protein L31, with product MKKDADLHPDYHQIKVVMTDGTEFTTYSTYGKAGDKLTLDIDPNTHPAWTGGDAKLMDRGGRLSRFKKKFEGMF
- a CDS encoding LysR family transcriptional regulator, which gives rise to MDIRQLQYLVALAREKHFTRAAQACNVTQPTLSGRIRQLELELGVPIVERGQRYQGLTQEGERVLKWAQLILNNWASMHQELAHLAISDFGLTGRLTLGAIPSALPMLPYLTRDIQRLHPQINFTIMSMSSEEILRGLEDYSIDAGITYLDNEPINGLIATPLYSEHYCLFIPDDHPLANRETVTWREAADLPLGLLTSNMQNRRIIDRAFHDAGCRPAPALETNSVINLYSNVRLMQLASVMPHYLLDLLGNDSGLKALPLIEPKVAHSVGLVTQDRDPVAPLVRAFQAAAAKFSVNIIS
- a CDS encoding NADH-quinone oxidoreductase subunit NuoF produces the protein MIKIFVPRDAAALSVGADEVAAAIASEAKKRKLDVEIVRNGSRGMLYLEPLVEVTTANGRVAYGPVAASDVASLFDAGFLEGKAHALGHGLTEEIPYFKNQERLTFARCGITDPLSIEDYRSHGGFVGLAKALQMKPIDIVTEVTTSGLRGRGGAGFPTGIKWKTVHDLPAGEKYVACNADEGDSGTFADRMLMEGDPFCLIEGMTIAAIAGGAQKGYIYVRSEYPHSVHVLREAIEIARRANWLGDNIQGTKHSFDLFVRMGAGAYICGEETSMLESIEGKRGIVRYKPPIPAIEGLFGKPTIINNVMSFAAVPIIIDKGGEFYRDYGVGRSRGTLAFQIAGNIKQGGLVEKAFGVTTRQLIEDWGGGTATGRPVRAVQVGGPLGAYIPESKFDVPMDYEEFAKVDAMVGHGGLVVFDDTVDMAKQARFAMEFCTIESCGKCTPCRIGSTRGVEVIDKIIDDIDRTKNLALLEDLCVTMADGSLCAMGGLTPFPVMSAVRGFPEDFHKPSPNKFLADAAE
- a CDS encoding DUF1192 domain-containing protein; translated protein: MDLDDLMPRKKPSGAAIGDNLETLSVAELEKRIADLNAEIVRVNAELDRKRKHEAAARALFKS
- a CDS encoding SDR family NAD(P)-dependent oxidoreductase, whose protein sequence is MYMDRVGASVESEVSSELERARILITGLTGVAGVDVARAFADLKARLVVHTTDLSPELVELAALLSQSASEIRLHTLDISTADCAAKFAQTSAQAYGGLDVAINMATISSAEIQAIRGEGDLEALVSAKLAPLAQLTRVVANRMNLVLSEGMVLNVLKMPEPKDRRSAAVAGFARTALAAMIANEAREWAGKGIRINGVGPRAFYDGSRTGAYLTNEPDVATLALHLASRRGRSLSGHVFDAGGLDF
- a CDS encoding NAD(P)H-dependent oxidoreductase subunit E yields the protein MAKKAVKQTNGSRVEQFPAPTPAEVAALASCARHGNKPDELLEIFHDLQHQLGYVPDATLPVIAKALNRSRAEIYGVLTFYHEFKRHPVGKHVVKICRAEACQSMGTDALCQHAEKSLGTSLGGTTADGMVTIEQVFCLGNCALSPAIMVGEKLYGKVDPKRFDEIIGGLEKEAAE